In Zingiber officinale cultivar Zhangliang chromosome 11B, Zo_v1.1, whole genome shotgun sequence, a single window of DNA contains:
- the LOC122035093 gene encoding uncharacterized protein LOC122035093 isoform X2: MTVGRCHHATIFSVDNAHDNPSSLAHRPMAKAPVGGTRRGRMEKLNLKTVRGRAKLAGAIFCITGSLIFTFWKVHFVGGLCYFTYDPTSFRKS; the protein is encoded by the exons ATGACGGTCGGCCGGTGCCACCACGCCACTATCTTCTCAGTGGACAATGCCCACGACAACCCTTCATCTCTGGCGCATCGTCCCATGGCTAAGGCTCCTGTCGGCGGTACAAGAAGGGGAAG GATGGAAAAGCTCAACTTGAAGACTGTAAGAGGGAGGGCCAAGCTTGCAGGGGCCATCTTCTGCATCACTGGTTCCCTGATCTTCACATTTTGGAAAGTTCATTTTGTTGGGGGCCTTTGTTACTTCACCTATGATCCAACTTCATTTCGAAAGTCCTGA
- the LOC122035093 gene encoding WAT1-related protein At3g56620-like isoform X1 has product MWDLLLLDVEFLVRIWNRRPSFSFGVMLKIFILAMLGITIQQNVYYVRLHLISPSVASALGNVIPAFTFLLAIVLRMEKLNLKTVRGRAKLAGAIFCITGSLIFTFWKVHFVGGLCYFTYDPTSFRKS; this is encoded by the exons ATGTGGGATTTGCTTCTCCTTGATGTGGAATTTCTAGTTAGAATTTG GAATCGAAGACCCAGCTTCTCATTTGGTGTCATGCTAAAAATATTCATTCTTGCTATGTTGGGTATAACAATTCAGCAAAATGTATACTACGTTAGACTCCATCTCATTTCTCCAAGTGTTGCCAGTGCCTTGGGCAATGTCATTCCTGCTTTTACTTTCTTATTGGCAATTGTACTGAG GATGGAAAAGCTCAACTTGAAGACTGTAAGAGGGAGGGCCAAGCTTGCAGGGGCCATCTTCTGCATCACTGGTTCCCTGATCTTCACATTTTGGAAAGTTCATTTTGTTGGGGGCCTTTGTTACTTCACCTATGATCCAACTTCATTTCGAAAGTCCTGA